In Pseudomonadota bacterium, one genomic interval encodes:
- a CDS encoding nitrous oxide reductase accessory protein NosL, whose product MLKRSLFVIILISLTWAMVLWGEEKNPPQPGPRDKCPVCGMFVAKYPDFVARIDFKDGSFAFFDGAKDMFKYYFNLSKYNPKARRTDIGSIYVTDYYGLSYIDGLKAYYVQGSDVYGPMGRELIPFEKEGEAKGFIKDHKGKTLLRFQEISDSIIIGLN is encoded by the coding sequence ATGTTGAAGCGATCCCTTTTTGTTATTATTTTGATCAGTCTTACATGGGCGATGGTTCTGTGGGGGGAGGAAAAAAATCCTCCACAACCGGGGCCGCGCGATAAATGTCCCGTATGCGGTATGTTCGTGGCAAAGTATCCTGATTTTGTTGCACGGATAGACTTTAAAGACGGCTCATTTGCATTTTTTGACGGAGCTAAGGACATGTTCAAATATTACTTCAATCTAAGCAAATATAACCCTAAAGCGAGGAGAACCGATATCGGCTCAATCTATGTGACTGACTACTACGGGTTAAGCTACATTGACGGTTTGAAAGCATATTATGTCCAGGGAAGCGACGTCTACGGACCCATGGGGAGAGAACTGATACCATTTGAAAAGGAGGGGGAAGCAAAGGGGTTTATAAAGGACCATAAAGGCAAAACATTACTCAGATTCCAGGAAATTTCCGATTCGATCATAATAGGGCTCAATTGA
- a CDS encoding PilN domain-containing protein: protein MKEATGFKTLRIYAVSSRLSLTKTIRRLWKVLTFSLVEGIIFPAQNLCVSIGMTGLSIAYGSMFLSRVQMKGFREFPFEDDRRPDPEHIAELVSTTINDLKANKTEITLSIPKLWAIVQSVEFPLAVKENLPNVISYELDRLTSLSPENALYDFRILREEADRIHILLVAARADVVNPYIEALRKKGIPVKRLTVNISGISALLAYLEQGTDALFFEINRRGYEGGRIQEGLIMSAFNGSFSADDGETWADAIMTAINYPAASRGAINPLIAAHSEQGKPLQLIADFRDGLEVMPERKLALPVKNLQDLNMAPLFAKNLQTVRELPFTALGGVLESLWPKAWKLDLLGKGTQKRSKAPMGVSAFLLFVMIATGIFYLVAPLQIEKTRGHEIDRRTALIKGDVRKVEAIKKEGDLLAGEIATINSFKQNSPMTLAILKELTAVLPKTSWLTRVRITETTVDIEGYASAAAELLSKLEGSSNFKKVEFASTTTRDQKMNTDRFAIKMEIKGLKKEKAENIKP from the coding sequence ATGAAAGAAGCCACCGGATTTAAAACGTTAAGAATTTATGCCGTCTCCTCGAGGTTGAGCCTGACAAAGACGATACGTCGCCTATGGAAGGTGCTGACGTTCAGCCTTGTTGAGGGTATTATTTTTCCAGCACAAAACCTCTGTGTTTCCATCGGAATGACAGGTCTTTCCATTGCTTACGGATCGATGTTTTTATCACGTGTGCAGATGAAGGGTTTCCGGGAATTTCCATTTGAAGACGACCGGCGTCCTGATCCGGAGCATATCGCCGAACTTGTCAGCACAACTATCAATGACCTGAAGGCAAATAAAACGGAAATCACTCTCAGCATTCCCAAGTTATGGGCCATTGTACAGTCAGTAGAGTTTCCACTTGCTGTAAAAGAAAATCTCCCGAACGTTATTTCCTATGAACTGGACAGGCTGACGTCCCTCAGTCCGGAAAATGCCCTGTACGATTTTAGAATTCTGAGAGAAGAAGCCGATCGGATCCATATCCTTCTCGTTGCAGCAAGAGCAGATGTGGTCAATCCCTACATTGAAGCCCTCAGGAAAAAAGGTATCCCGGTGAAAAGGCTGACCGTCAACATTTCCGGTATTAGCGCTCTTTTGGCATATCTGGAGCAGGGAACAGATGCCCTTTTTTTTGAGATTAACAGGCGTGGATATGAGGGAGGCCGCATCCAGGAGGGTTTGATCATGTCCGCATTCAACGGTAGTTTCAGCGCCGATGACGGGGAAACATGGGCGGATGCCATCATGACGGCAATAAACTACCCAGCGGCAAGCCGCGGGGCAATCAATCCTTTAATCGCTGCTCATAGTGAACAGGGGAAGCCCCTGCAACTGATAGCTGATTTCAGGGACGGGCTGGAGGTGATGCCGGAGCGAAAACTTGCCCTGCCGGTCAAAAACCTGCAAGACCTGAACATGGCGCCGCTGTTCGCAAAGAATCTGCAAACTGTACGGGAACTGCCTTTCACAGCTCTCGGAGGGGTCCTGGAGTCCTTATGGCCAAAGGCCTGGAAGCTGGACCTGCTCGGTAAAGGAACGCAGAAAAGATCAAAAGCGCCGATGGGTGTTTCAGCATTTCTTTTATTTGTCATGATTGCCACGGGAATTTTCTACCTTGTTGCACCGCTCCAGATTGAAAAGACAAGGGGTCATGAAATTGACCGTCGGACGGCCTTGATCAAAGGGGATGTCAGAAAGGTTGAGGCGATAAAAAAAGAAGGGGATTTATTGGCAGGTGAAATTGCAACGATCAACAGCTTCAAACAAAACAGCCCTATGACGTTGGCGATCCTGAAGGAATTGACAGCCGTTCTTCCGAAGACATCATGGCTGACGCGGGTGAGAATTACCGAAACAACAGTGGATATTGAAGGCTACGCGAGTGCCGCTGCAGAGCTTCTCTCAAAATTGGAAGGGTCATCAAATTTCAAGAAGGTCGAGTTTGCCTCGACGACAACACGGGACCAAAAAATGAATACTGACCGGTTTGCCATTAAGATGGAAATAAAAGGGTTGAAAAAGGAAAAGGCGGAGAACATAAAACCGTGA
- a CDS encoding FG-GAP-like repeat-containing protein: MKGPGWILLVSLLVIVAANPLGVNLAQAGPGTLAGTDASVTPSGGTFYANSPLGTHRYCNAAGVCSATRDSGTALAKFVDKLPGLGSANANGLGQYIPVATPDTTTYSGSDYYEIGLKDYTQKMHTNLPKATKLRGYYQKNGTDHSTQYLGPLILAKTYDPTKTAGVAGNGKPVRIKFLNELGINGAGDLFIPVDTTYMGAGMGPLSAAGAPCDPSLPGATCASYTQNRATIHLHGGVTPWISDGTPHQWITPSGDSTPYKKGVSQQNVPDMPDPNGLVQGSATFYYTNQQSGRLMFYHDHAYGLTRLNVYAGEAAGYLLYDQTEEDFILGTNTSGNNSGLKSPIPNNGGGVYTYGIPLIIQDKTFVPADIAVQDAKWTNAKWGVSGDLWYPHVYETNQWPDNPDNSGANNFGRWDWGPWFWPPVIVDAAHSTPPVYQWDVTGTPEAFMDTMLVNGTAYPYLPVSPTAYRFRILNACNDRPLNLQLYVADPMITTGAGVGKEVPMVTAASRPACSPTLATNCTCNDGTSKPNILWRNTATGQNSVWLMNGIEFLSGQSLNQVPDPNWALVGVGDFNGDGNPDILWRNTATGQNHVWFMNGTEILDGQYFHQVPDLNWKIVGVGDFNSDGKPDILWRNTVTGENHVWFMNGIEILSGQYFNQIPDPNWALVGVGDFNGDGNPDILWRNTATGQDYVWFMNGIEILSGQYFNEVPDLNWKIVGVDAFNAGANSPAGCFPDTWPTDGRAGGVPDPAYAGPKMIQIGTEGGLLPAPVVLNNQPVGYEYNRRTIVVLDILNQTLLLGPAERADVIIDFSAFPGKNVILYNDAPAPNPAFDPRYDYFTGDQDNTWMGGAPTTAAGYGPNTRTIMQFQVASGSATTPYYNDTAKMATLTTAMQTAFNATQPKPIVPQTTYPAPNNVVVGAQYAHIQDNSMTFKPIGGASNTINFNSKAIQELWDPYGRMNATLGVELPFTNNNIQTTIPLGYVDPVTETINNNETQLWKITHNGVDTHPVHFHLFNVQLINRVGWDGAIRPPEPNELGWKETVRMKPLEDVIVGFKAVLPTLPFAIPNSNRLLDPTRLVGTNLTLIDPADGNAKVYVNAMTDFGHEYVWHCHILGHEENDFMRPMILVP; the protein is encoded by the coding sequence ATGAAAGGACCAGGATGGATTTTACTTGTAAGTTTGTTGGTGATCGTTGCTGCCAATCCCTTAGGGGTCAACCTCGCTCAGGCAGGCCCGGGGACACTGGCAGGGACAGATGCTTCGGTAACGCCGAGCGGCGGCACGTTTTACGCCAACAGTCCTTTAGGCACGCATCGGTACTGTAACGCTGCCGGCGTGTGCAGTGCTACAAGAGATTCTGGAACAGCCCTTGCAAAGTTTGTCGACAAGCTGCCGGGACTGGGATCGGCGAACGCGAATGGTCTTGGGCAATATATCCCTGTTGCCACTCCTGATACGACAACCTATTCGGGATCTGATTACTACGAGATCGGACTGAAGGACTATACCCAAAAAATGCATACGAACCTGCCCAAAGCTACCAAACTCAGAGGTTATTATCAGAAGAATGGAACAGACCATTCTACACAGTATCTGGGACCCCTGATCTTGGCCAAAACGTACGATCCTACCAAAACGGCGGGCGTGGCGGGAAATGGAAAGCCGGTGCGTATCAAGTTTTTAAATGAGCTTGGCATAAATGGCGCCGGTGACCTATTCATTCCTGTAGATACCACGTATATGGGTGCAGGGATGGGACCTTTGTCCGCTGCTGGCGCACCTTGTGATCCATCTCTCCCTGGCGCAACATGTGCCAGTTATACACAGAACCGTGCCACCATCCATCTACATGGCGGCGTCACGCCATGGATCAGCGACGGTACACCCCACCAATGGATCACCCCGTCAGGAGATTCAACCCCCTACAAAAAAGGTGTGAGCCAGCAAAACGTTCCTGATATGCCGGATCCAAACGGTCTGGTACAAGGATCGGCTACTTTTTATTACACCAACCAGCAGAGCGGCCGACTGATGTTCTATCATGATCATGCCTATGGGCTCACCCGTCTCAATGTCTATGCCGGCGAGGCCGCGGGATATCTTTTATACGACCAGACAGAGGAAGATTTTATTCTGGGGACCAATACCTCGGGTAACAACTCTGGCCTTAAATCGCCAATCCCTAATAATGGCGGAGGTGTTTATACTTATGGTATTCCACTTATCATCCAGGACAAGACCTTTGTGCCAGCCGACATCGCAGTCCAGGATGCCAAGTGGACAAATGCCAAATGGGGAGTATCCGGTGACCTCTGGTATCCGCACGTATATGAGACGAATCAGTGGCCTGATAATCCGGACAACAGCGGAGCAAACAATTTCGGCAGGTGGGATTGGGGCCCCTGGTTCTGGCCGCCGGTAATCGTGGATGCGGCGCACAGCACGCCACCGGTATACCAGTGGGATGTGACCGGCACACCTGAAGCATTCATGGACACCATGTTGGTCAACGGCACTGCCTATCCCTACCTTCCGGTGAGCCCGACAGCTTATCGGTTCCGAATTCTTAATGCCTGCAATGACAGACCTCTCAATCTGCAGCTGTATGTGGCCGATCCCATGATCACAACCGGAGCAGGCGTTGGCAAGGAAGTCCCAATGGTTACCGCAGCCTCGCGTCCGGCCTGTTCTCCGACGCTTGCAACTAATTGCACATGCAACGATGGAACCAGTAAGCCTAACATCCTCTGGAGGAATACTGCGACCGGTCAGAATTCCGTCTGGTTAATGAATGGGATAGAGTTTTTGAGCGGGCAATCCTTAAATCAAGTACCCGATCCGAACTGGGCACTTGTTGGTGTGGGTGACTTTAATGGTGACGGCAACCCGGACATCCTCTGGAGGAATACTGCGACCGGTCAGAATCACGTCTGGTTCATGAATGGGACAGAGATTTTGGACGGGCAATACTTCCATCAAGTACCCGATCTGAACTGGAAAATTGTTGGTGTGGGTGACTTTAATAGTGACGGTAAGCCTGACATCCTCTGGAGGAATACTGTGACCGGTGAGAATCACGTCTGGTTCATGAATGGAATAGAAATTTTGAGTGGGCAATATTTCAATCAAATACCCGATCCTAACTGGGCACTTGTTGGTGTGGGTGACTTTAATGGTGACGGCAACCCTGACATCCTCTGGAGGAATACTGCGACTGGTCAGGATTACGTCTGGTTCATGAATGGGATAGAAATTTTGAGCGGGCAATACTTCAATGAAGTACCCGATCTGAACTGGAAAATTGTTGGTGTGGATGCCTTCAATGCAGGCGCCAACTCGCCGGCAGGCTGCTTCCCTGATACATGGCCTACGGATGGAAGGGCAGGCGGTGTGCCTGATCCTGCCTATGCAGGTCCGAAGATGATCCAGATAGGCACCGAAGGCGGTTTGCTGCCTGCGCCGGTGGTGCTCAATAATCAGCCGGTTGGCTATGAATACAACCGGAGAACCATCGTGGTTCTCGATATCCTGAACCAGACGCTCCTGTTGGGACCGGCAGAGCGTGCCGATGTCATCATCGACTTCTCCGCTTTCCCCGGTAAAAACGTCATTCTCTATAACGATGCACCTGCGCCCAATCCGGCTTTTGACCCGCGCTATGACTATTTCACGGGAGACCAGGATAATACCTGGATGGGCGGTGCTCCTACGACTGCGGCAGGATATGGCCCCAATACCCGGACCATCATGCAATTCCAGGTGGCATCTGGTTCTGCAACGACACCATATTACAATGACACGGCTAAGATGGCCACTTTGACCACAGCGATGCAAACCGCCTTCAATGCGACTCAGCCCAAACCTATTGTGCCGCAGACGACATATCCTGCACCAAATAACGTTGTTGTCGGCGCCCAGTATGCACACATCCAGGACAACTCTATGACTTTCAAGCCAATTGGAGGAGCATCAAATACGATCAATTTTAACTCCAAGGCCATCCAGGAACTGTGGGACCCCTACGGACGGATGAACGCTACACTGGGAGTCGAACTGCCTTTTACCAATAATAATATACAAACAACAATCCCGTTGGGGTACGTAGATCCGGTTACCGAGACAATTAATAACAATGAGACCCAACTCTGGAAGATTACTCATAACGGTGTTGACACCCACCCTGTTCACTTCCACCTGTTTAACGTGCAGCTCATCAACCGGGTCGGCTGGGACGGGGCAATAAGACCACCTGAACCAAACGAACTGGGCTGGAAAGAAACCGTCAGGATGAAACCACTGGAAGACGTTATTGTTGGATTCAAAGCGGTTCTACCTACACTTCCCTTTGCTATTCCCAACAGTAATCGTCTTCTGGATCCGACTAGGTTGGTAGGAACCAATCTCACACTAATAGACCCGGCAGACGGAAATGCGAAAGTCTACGTCAATGCAATGACCGATTTTGGTCATGAGTACGTATGGCATTGCCACATCCTGGGCCATGAAGAGAACGATTTCATGCGGCCGATGATCTTGGTACCATAG
- a CDS encoding FKBP-type peptidyl-prolyl cis-trans isomerase: protein MKRKLSSTIGILILGYLFLAVAANAAEESVLKTQKDKINYGIGVSVLRNFKQQEIDPDLEFVIKGMMDAQSGGKLLLTEEELRSTLDAYQAELKQMHAQAMKAAAIENKQEGDAFLAANKKKEDVVTLPSGLQYKILKAGDGKKPSGNDMVECHYRGTLIKGTEFDSSYRTGKPAVFKVLGVIPGLTEALMLMPVGSKWQLFVPPELAYGIRGAGRDIGPNATLIFELELLAIK from the coding sequence ATGAAACGGAAACTGAGCAGCACTATAGGGATATTGATCTTAGGCTATTTGTTTCTTGCTGTTGCGGCAAATGCAGCGGAAGAATCTGTTCTAAAAACACAAAAGGATAAGATAAACTATGGTATCGGGGTCAGTGTGCTGAGGAACTTCAAGCAGCAGGAAATTGACCCGGATCTTGAGTTCGTAATCAAGGGCATGATGGACGCTCAATCAGGCGGCAAGCTCCTTTTAACCGAAGAGGAACTCCGCAGCACCCTGGACGCGTATCAAGCTGAACTAAAACAGATGCACGCACAGGCAATGAAAGCAGCAGCCATTGAAAACAAGCAAGAGGGCGACGCCTTCCTGGCCGCAAACAAGAAAAAGGAGGACGTGGTCACCCTGCCGAGCGGGCTGCAGTACAAGATCCTCAAGGCAGGCGACGGCAAGAAGCCATCGGGGAATGATATGGTGGAGTGCCATTACCGGGGAACCCTCATCAAGGGAACCGAATTTGATAGTTCCTATCGCACCGGAAAGCCTGCTGTCTTCAAGGTCTTAGGTGTGATTCCTGGCTTGACTGAGGCATTGATGCTCATGCCGGTCGGCTCCAAGTGGCAACTTTTCGTTCCTCCCGAGCTGGCTTATGGAATAAGGGGCGCGGGCCGCGACATCGGGCCGAACGCGACACTCATCTTTGAACTCGAACTTCTCGCCATCAAGTGA
- a CDS encoding FtsX-like permease family protein — MIWVEKQRNIIDFALSSLLRRWGKNLALLAVYTIIVLILASIFFFTTSIKREASIILQGSPEIVVQKLVAGRHDLVPEDYIRIIEGITGVRNVKGRLWGYYYEPSTGANYTLIAAKDYEAKTGIVAIGRGVSKVLDAQKGDFMPLKGFDGSYMTFEISDVMSSESELVSSDIVEISERDFKNLFGIKKGYFTDLTLEVRNKKELSTVADKIKRLLPDTRPILRDEIARTYDAVFDWRGGLLIFIIAGAILAFVILAWDKATSLSSEERREIGILKAVGWETSEVISMKLWEGMVISLSAFLMGIVFAYLHVFFASYIFFEPVLKGWSVLYPHFRLIPYIDPYQVAALFFLTVVPYTAATIIPSWKAAIVDPDEVMRL, encoded by the coding sequence GTGATCTGGGTTGAGAAGCAGAGAAATATCATCGACTTTGCCCTTTCCTCGCTCTTGCGGAGATGGGGAAAAAACCTTGCGTTACTGGCAGTCTATACGATAATAGTTTTAATTCTGGCATCTATCTTTTTTTTCACCACATCTATAAAGAGAGAGGCGTCTATTATTCTGCAGGGCAGTCCTGAGATCGTAGTGCAGAAGCTTGTTGCCGGGCGGCACGATCTCGTCCCGGAGGATTATATTCGTATCATAGAAGGGATCACTGGCGTACGCAATGTGAAAGGGCGCTTGTGGGGTTATTACTACGAACCGTCAACCGGGGCTAATTATACTCTGATAGCTGCTAAGGATTATGAGGCCAAGACGGGTATTGTTGCTATAGGTCGGGGTGTTTCAAAAGTTCTCGATGCACAAAAAGGAGACTTTATGCCGCTTAAGGGTTTTGACGGCTCATATATGACGTTTGAGATATCTGATGTTATGTCTTCTGAGTCGGAACTTGTTTCATCAGATATAGTGGAAATATCCGAAAGGGACTTCAAAAATCTCTTTGGTATAAAGAAAGGATATTTCACAGACTTGACCCTGGAGGTGAGAAACAAGAAGGAATTGAGCACCGTGGCGGACAAAATAAAAAGGCTCCTTCCGGATACCCGGCCGATTCTTCGGGATGAAATTGCACGAACCTATGATGCAGTGTTTGATTGGCGCGGAGGGCTGCTGATATTCATCATTGCCGGGGCCATCCTTGCCTTTGTCATCCTTGCATGGGACAAGGCGACAAGTCTCAGCTCTGAAGAAAGGCGGGAGATCGGTATACTGAAGGCAGTAGGATGGGAAACATCCGAAGTAATTTCCATGAAATTGTGGGAAGGCATGGTTATTTCTCTCTCTGCTTTTTTGATGGGGATTGTATTTGCCTACCTCCACGTGTTTTTTGCCTCATATATTTTTTTTGAGCCGGTTCTTAAGGGATGGTCCGTGCTGTACCCGCATTTCCGCCTCATCCCTTACATAGACCCCTATCAGGTAGCAGCATTGTTTTTCCTGACAGTTGTCCCCTACACTGCGGCTACTATTATCCCTTCCTGGAAAGCGGCAATTGTAGACCCTGATGAAGTAATGAGGCTTTAG
- the gspM gene encoding type II secretion system protein GspM — protein MIIALPFTLILLGFVIYEYGFLVIRAEQTATREIYELKAKGLEKQLALIVQKPQLEKRLDALKEIRKADDGKIIEGQTVPLAAAALQNTVKGIISSRGGTISSERVEKPEDLGKFEIISVTIDTAMPDIRSLSDAIYAIETQTPFLTIRELDVRIKDYREPRELQVKLKISAIAVSSEISKFSKR, from the coding sequence TTGATAATTGCTCTTCCCTTCACACTTATCCTTCTTGGCTTTGTTATCTATGAGTATGGTTTTCTGGTGATCCGGGCAGAGCAGACAGCCACCAGGGAAATATATGAGCTCAAGGCAAAGGGTCTCGAAAAACAGTTGGCCCTGATCGTTCAGAAACCGCAGCTTGAGAAAAGGCTCGATGCTTTGAAAGAAATAAGAAAAGCGGATGATGGGAAAATTATTGAGGGTCAAACCGTCCCCCTTGCAGCAGCGGCATTGCAGAACACTGTTAAAGGAATCATCAGCAGCAGGGGTGGGACCATATCCAGCGAGCGTGTTGAGAAACCCGAAGACCTCGGAAAATTCGAAATTATCAGCGTCACCATCGATACGGCCATGCCCGATATAAGGTCGCTCAGTGACGCCATTTACGCGATAGAGACGCAAACACCGTTTCTTACGATAAGAGAGCTTGATGTGAGAATAAAAGATTACCGGGAACCAAGGGAGCTCCAGGTAAAATTAAAGATATCAGCCATCGCTGTATCCAGTGAGATCTCAAAATTCAGCAAACGCTAA
- a CDS encoding MBL fold metallo-hydrolase codes for MKIKVWGCRGSITTPGLNTLRYGGNSTCLEIRSVLGQVFVVDAGSGLRNLGKALRQEEDISDVRFFLTHPHWDHLVGFPFFEPAYSDHYNITFCSGPHSQDAIRRYLSRQMEAPYFPIDFKYLKANFNYRCDQPKSGNGNCMIGSMEFCAFPLNHPGGGYGFKFVESGKAFVFLSDNELGFQHKGGLSNEQYVAFCRDVDLLFHDAQYTAEEYKHTRGWGHSTYKDATDLAIDAGVKRFGLFHHDPDRTDDDMDQQADYCREQISRAGSPAECFPCAEGMVVEL; via the coding sequence ATGAAAATTAAAGTTTGGGGTTGCCGTGGATCCATAACAACACCCGGTCTCAATACTCTTCGTTACGGGGGCAATTCTACTTGCCTGGAGATACGCTCCGTTTTGGGACAGGTCTTTGTTGTTGACGCCGGTTCCGGCCTGCGCAATCTCGGGAAAGCCCTTAGGCAGGAAGAGGATATCTCGGATGTTCGTTTTTTCCTGACACATCCGCACTGGGACCACCTGGTAGGCTTTCCTTTTTTTGAACCGGCCTATTCCGATCATTACAATATTACCTTTTGCAGCGGGCCTCATTCACAGGACGCGATACGCAGATACCTGTCCCGCCAGATGGAAGCCCCTTATTTCCCAATTGATTTTAAATATTTGAAGGCCAACTTCAACTACCGTTGCGATCAGCCTAAGTCAGGAAACGGCAATTGCATGATTGGCAGTATGGAATTTTGCGCCTTTCCCCTGAATCATCCTGGCGGCGGGTATGGCTTTAAATTTGTCGAAAGCGGAAAGGCATTTGTGTTCCTGAGTGACAATGAACTGGGATTTCAGCATAAAGGCGGCTTGTCAAATGAGCAATATGTTGCATTCTGCCGCGATGTTGACCTGCTCTTTCATGACGCCCAATATACGGCTGAAGAATATAAGCACACCCGAGGATGGGGACATTCCACATACAAAGATGCCACAGATTTGGCAATCGATGCCGGTGTTAAACGTTTTGGGCTGTTTCATCACGATCCGGACCGCACAGACGATGACATGGATCAGCAGGCGGATTACTGCCGGGAACAAATAAGCCGGGCCGGCAGTCCAGCGGAGTGTTTTCCCTGTGCAGAGGGAATGGTGGTTGAACTATAA
- a CDS encoding ABC transporter ATP-binding protein, translated as MIELRHVTKIFNKGNSNEFMAVDDINLAIDSNMVTVLKGPSGSGKTTLLSIIGAMTKPTTGRVEILNREITSLPERFLTEIRRKTFGFIFQQYNLIKGMTALENVMIPAYPCGEKHAALKKRALELLHLFNISLKASSRVEWLSGGEAQRVTIARALINNPSIIIADEPTAHLDTKLSSEFIEIMARLNREGKTVLIASHDPLVFESTEVNRVIELRDGKVLAAGTRP; from the coding sequence ATGATTGAGCTGAGACATGTAACGAAGATTTTTAATAAAGGCAACTCAAACGAGTTTATGGCCGTCGATGATATCAACCTTGCCATAGATTCCAATATGGTAACGGTTTTGAAGGGTCCCAGCGGATCGGGGAAGACGACTCTACTGAGTATCATCGGCGCCATGACAAAGCCGACAACGGGGAGAGTGGAAATCCTCAACCGTGAAATAACAAGCCTTCCGGAGCGGTTTCTCACGGAAATACGCCGTAAAACCTTTGGGTTCATCTTTCAGCAGTATAACCTTATCAAAGGTATGACAGCCCTTGAGAATGTTATGATTCCTGCCTATCCTTGCGGAGAGAAACACGCTGCTCTAAAGAAAAGGGCTCTTGAACTCCTCCACCTTTTCAACATATCCCTAAAAGCATCCTCCAGGGTAGAATGGCTGTCAGGAGGGGAAGCCCAGCGTGTTACCATTGCACGGGCGCTGATCAATAATCCGAGCATTATCATCGCAGACGAACCTACCGCACACCTCGATACGAAGCTGTCCAGTGAATTTATCGAAATCATGGCAAGGCTCAACAGGGAAGGGAAGACAGTCCTTATCGCAAGCCACGATCCTCTTGTTTTCGAGTCAACCGAAGTAAACAGGGTGATAGAACTCCGTGATGGAAAGGTACTGGCCGCAGGGACACGCCCATGA
- a CDS encoding GAF domain-containing protein, with amino-acid sequence MRKQNNLPANTVELGRQGETERSQADEALFRERNQLKKLLYICQMADTQIQEISSFVIEECIRISESELGFFGLISEDETLMTAHLWSEKVMETCAMDNKPVEFPCGNAGIWAEAIRQRKPVTINDYNKPDPRKKGCPDGHVALSRLMSIPIVDGGKVVAVAAVANKRAEYTESDYLHIHIFLENMWSIIQRNRSIEALRVSEERFRTVADFTYNWETWSGDDGRYIYVSSSCKRMTGYCVEEFMNDPDLMTKIAHHDDWALLARHEQECITREVCHLDFRIITRDGEERWISHICQSVFNPDGKSLGRRASNQDITQQKTLEIKLDTYNQQLEQLVATRTAELEELNTALKVLLQHREAEKTETEQRILANMNELVTPYLEKLKASQLGITQKTLIDILESNLKDIFSPFLRHLSTAQYNLTPQEIQIATMIQSGRTSKEMASILNVSYRTINFHRENIRKKLGLGNKKVNLRSHLLLIT; translated from the coding sequence ATGAGAAAGCAGAATAATCTCCCGGCGAATACAGTTGAATTGGGCCGTCAGGGGGAGACTGAACGCAGCCAGGCCGATGAAGCTCTTTTCAGGGAGAGAAATCAGCTCAAAAAACTTCTCTATATATGCCAGATGGCGGATACACAAATCCAGGAAATAAGTTCTTTCGTGATTGAAGAGTGCATCAGAATCAGCGAGAGCGAACTGGGATTCTTCGGGTTAATCAGCGAAGATGAAACATTGATGACGGCCCATTTATGGTCGGAAAAGGTCATGGAAACCTGCGCCATGGATAATAAACCGGTGGAATTCCCTTGCGGGAATGCCGGAATCTGGGCAGAGGCGATAAGACAGCGCAAGCCGGTGACCATCAATGACTACAACAAACCTGATCCCCGCAAGAAGGGCTGCCCCGACGGCCATGTAGCTTTGTCGCGCCTGATGAGCATTCCCATTGTCGATGGAGGTAAAGTCGTTGCTGTTGCCGCGGTTGCAAACAAGCGGGCAGAATACACTGAATCCGATTACCTCCATATCCATATCTTTCTGGAGAACATGTGGAGCATCATACAGCGGAATCGGTCAATAGAAGCCTTACGGGTAAGTGAGGAGAGGTTTCGCACCGTTGCTGACTTTACCTATAACTGGGAAACCTGGAGCGGCGACGACGGCCGCTATATCTATGTCTCTTCCTCCTGTAAGAGAATGACGGGCTACTGCGTAGAAGAATTCATGAACGATCCCGATCTTATGACGAAGATTGCCCACCATGACGATTGGGCGCTTCTGGCCAGACATGAGCAGGAATGCATCACCAGAGAGGTTTGCCACCTTGACTTCCGCATTATCACCCGGGACGGCGAGGAGCGTTGGATCAGCCACATCTGCCAGTCGGTATTCAACCCTGACGGAAAATCCCTTGGCCGCCGCGCCAGCAACCAGGACATCACCCAGCAAAAAACACTGGAAATCAAACTGGATACATACAATCAGCAACTGGAACAGCTGGTGGCAACACGGACGGCGGAGCTGGAGGAACTGAATACGGCCCTGAAAGTTCTGCTGCAGCATCGGGAAGCGGAAAAGACCGAGACCGAACAGAGAATTCTGGCAAATATGAACGAGCTTGTTACCCCCTATCTGGAGAAACTGAAAGCAAGTCAGTTGGGCATCACGCAAAAGACCCTCATAGATATTTTGGAAAGTAATCTGAAAGATATTTTTTCTCCTTTCCTGCGCCACCTTTCCACGGCTCAATACAATCTGACCCCTCAGGAAATTCAGATTGCCACCATGATTCAGAGCGGCAGGACCAGCAAAGAAATGGCATCTATTTTAAACGTATCGTACAGAACGATCAATTTTCACCGCGAAAACATCAGAAAAAAGCTCGGCCTTGGAAACAAAAAGGTCAATCTCAGATCCCACCTGTTATTAATTACATAA